From a single Nanoarchaeota archaeon genomic region:
- the cas6 gene encoding CRISPR-associated endoribonuclease Cas6: MRLLFRLKSLKDCAYEMKYHAKMQGFFYNLLRNAGSDSLHDKKGYKFFCFSNIYPIAAMGAGESRNLLFSSPNEKIIKAVQAEIENLKEKGAPVNIGDMSFAVTGTSIIKPKLSGGATIIAATPITIRIPEKNYDLYGIPPAERKKNYVYWRPSIDFSAFVKQLNENLFKKYNEYYSTAIDEFPVFEQYRYKKPAASYIIEGGKEYQVAGSIWEFSFSYMSEEQRKLLEFGIECGFGERNSLGFGFMNIIKSIGNA, encoded by the coding sequence ATGCGGCTCTTGTTCCGTTTAAAGTCCCTGAAAGATTGCGCTTACGAAATGAAATACCACGCCAAAATGCAGGGCTTTTTCTATAATTTGCTGAGGAACGCAGGCAGTGATTCGCTTCATGACAAGAAAGGATACAAGTTTTTCTGTTTTTCGAACATATACCCGATAGCTGCTATGGGTGCAGGCGAGTCAAGAAATTTGCTTTTTTCTTCACCTAATGAAAAAATAATTAAAGCTGTTCAGGCAGAAATCGAAAATTTGAAGGAGAAAGGCGCGCCCGTAAATATCGGAGACATGTCCTTTGCGGTTACAGGAACGTCAATTATTAAGCCGAAACTTTCTGGCGGCGCAACTATCATTGCCGCCACTCCGATTACAATAAGAATTCCGGAGAAGAATTATGATTTGTACGGCATCCCGCCGGCAGAGAGAAAGAAAAATTATGTCTATTGGCGGCCTTCTATTGACTTTAGCGCGTTTGTGAAGCAATTGAACGAGAACTTGTTCAAGAAGTATAATGAATATTATAGTACTGCGATTGACGAATTTCCAGTTTTTGAGCAATACCGCTACAAGAAGCCGGCGGCAAGCTACATTATCGAAGGCGGAAAGGAATATCAGGTTGCCGGATCAATCTGGGAGTTTTCGTTTTCATATATGTCCGAGGAGCAGAGGAAGCTTTTGGAGTTCGGGATTGAGTGCGGGTTTGGCGAGCGGAATTCGTTGGGGTTTGGGTTTATGAATATTATAAAATCTATCGGCAATGCATAG